CTGCTGCGCGACCAGGTGACCGACGGGGTGTGGAAGTCCACCTTCCAGGGCATCCAGCCCGTCGCGGTCGACGGCGACCGCCTGGTGCTCGCGGTGCCCAGCGGCGTGGTGGCCGACCGCATCCACGGCACCTACCGGTCCCTCCTCGCCGACGCCCTGGTCGAGGCCCACGGCGAGCCGGTGGAGCTCGTCGTCGAGGTCCACCCCGGCGACCCCGCCCCCGCAGCTCCCGGACCGGCCGTCGCCGAGGCCCCGGCCCTCGCCCTCGACGAGGTCGACGAGCCGCCGCCGCTGCCGGCCGCGCCCGCGCCTCCCAACGGGGCCGGCCCGGCGCTGCCGGGCACGGTCGACGCCCTGTACACCTTCGAGGACTTCGTGATCGGGCAGTCCAACCGGTTCTCCTTCGCGGCCGCCCAGGCCGTGGCCGAGACCCCGGGGCGGGCCTACAACCCCCTGTTCATCTACGGCGACGCGGGGCTGGGCAAGACCCACCTCCTGCAGTCGATCCGGGCCTACGTGGGCGAGAACTACCCGGGCAAGGTCGTCCGCTACGTCTCGACCGAGAGCTTCCTCAACGACTTCATCGAGTCGATCCGCCTGAAGGCCCAGGCCGACTTCAAGCGCCGGTACCGCGAGCTCGACGTCCTCCTGGTCGACGACATCCAGTTCATCGAGGGGGCGGAGCGCTTCCAGGAGGAGTTCTTCCACACCTTCAACGAGCTGCACGCCCGGCGCAGCCAGATCGTGCTGACCTCGGACCGCTCGCCCGACGCCATCGCCACCCTCGAGCACCGCCTGCGGAGCCGGTTCAAGATGGGGCTGATCACCGACATCCAGCCGCCGGACGTCGAGACCCGCATGGCGATCCTGCGCAAGAAGGCCGAGCGGGCCCCCATCCCGGTGCCCGACGACGTGCTGGCCTTCATCGCCACCAACATCACCGACAACATCCGGGAGCTGGAGGGCGCCCTCACCCGGGTGTCGGCCTACGCCAACCTCTACCAGC
Above is a window of Iamia majanohamensis DNA encoding:
- the dnaA gene encoding chromosomal replication initiator protein DnaA — its product is MRDTRVVGDADLLWGTCCDLLRDQVTDGVWKSTFQGIQPVAVDGDRLVLAVPSGVVADRIHGTYRSLLADALVEAHGEPVELVVEVHPGDPAPAAPGPAVAEAPALALDEVDEPPPLPAAPAPPNGAGPALPGTVDALYTFEDFVIGQSNRFSFAAAQAVAETPGRAYNPLFIYGDAGLGKTHLLQSIRAYVGENYPGKVVRYVSTESFLNDFIESIRLKAQADFKRRYRELDVLLVDDIQFIEGAERFQEEFFHTFNELHARRSQIVLTSDRSPDAIATLEHRLRSRFKMGLITDIQPPDVETRMAILRKKAERAPIPVPDDVLAFIATNITDNIRELEGALTRVSAYANLYQRELGVSLAEQVLSDILGDSQSRTVSPAMILEKVSQRYGFTVEEITGKSRRRPLVTARQVAMYVIRELTDLSYPAIARDFGNRDHTTVMHAVSKIEALMAERKAIFHQVQAIVQELKKGQV